Proteins from a single region of Primulina tabacum isolate GXHZ01 chromosome 5, ASM2559414v2, whole genome shotgun sequence:
- the LOC142546555 gene encoding NAC domain-containing protein 54-like isoform X1 produces the protein MAPVSLPPGFRFHPTDEELVAYYLKRKINGRKIELEVIPEVDLYKCEPWDLPGKSLLPSKDLEWYFFSPRDRKYPNGSRTNRATKAGYWKATGKDRKVNSQMRAVGMKKTLVYYRGRAPHGSRTDWVMHEYRLDERECEINTGLQDAYALCRIFKKSLNMGPKVIGDEYVTLASDRSSSINDHHHHQHLYNSGEDADNIIAGPSGDARWMQYLSQEAFSFPNPYSNCNPIPYPPSKVDVALECARLQRRFSLPPLEVQHLTQADFSRDPMFSLPSPMFDDQSTNQTDILEEILSVAQASHDLQDHDAWTGGTYAATDDFSFFIHGGNSTIPDIGSSRYISNLREEQIHRPIEIEENDEAFNPERMVENLRWVGMSNKEFDKNFSDEFKSVPIENISTIQREDHHDFQGVIVGETSNQEFKNNQIFEGLVNDKASDNFLVDDGDMDDFSSTPNFDMYEKIQMNHGLLISTRQAPKTFYHKVVPSKTVRVHHNVPVAFHQFPITKSKNSGLCDKFVSFSSSTVLGGFLRAVKPWSLKNLIIQSCENGHQENKGTNIGFKGWSFCEEIVSTIKPYLALALALLVTPFSHNL, from the exons ATGGCCCCGGTTTCATTGCCACCCGGTTTCCGGTTTCATCCGACGGATGAGGAGCTTGTTGCATATTATCTGAAGAGGAAGATCAATGGTCGAAAAATCGAGCTTGAAGTCATTCCTGAAGTTGATCTCTACAAATGTGAGCCATGGGACCTTCCAG GAAAATCATTGTTGCCAAGCAAAGATCTTGAGTGGTACTTTTTTAGCCCTCGAGATCGTAAATATCCCAACGGTTCGAGGACTAATCGAGCCACGAAAGCGGGATATTGGAAGGCCACGGGAAAGGATAGGAAGGTGAATTCACAGATGAGGGCTGTAGGCATGAAGAAAACCCTGGTTTATTATAGAGGGAGGGCACCTCATGGATCCCGAACAGATTGGGTCATGCACGAATATCGTCTCGACGAAAGGGAATGCGAGATAAATACAGGCCTCCAG GATGCATATGCTCTATGCCGAATATTTAAGAAGAGTTTGAACATGGGGCCAAAAGTAATAGGAGACGAGTACGTAACATTAGCAAGCGATCGGTCCTCGAGTATAAATGATCATCATCACCATCAGCATCTTTATAACTCCGGGGAGGATGCTGATAATATTATAGCTGGACCATCAGGTGATGCAAGATGGATGCAATACTTATCCCAAGAGGCCTTCAGCTTCCCGAATCCATACTCCAATTGCAACCCTATACCGTATCCGCCATCAAAG GTTGACGTAGCTTTAGAGTGTGCAAGGTTACAACGCCGGTTTTCACTTCCTCCTTTAGAAGTACAGCACTTAACACAGGCAGACTTTTCTAGAGATCCTATGTTTTCACTTCCGAGTCCTATGTTCGACGATCAAAGTACAAATCAAACTGACATTTTGGAGGAAATCTTGTCCGTCGCTCAAGCTTCGCATGATCTTCAAGATCATGATGCTTGGACTGGGGGAACTTACGCAGCTACTGATGATTTTTCATTCTTTATTCATGGTGGTAACTCGACTATTCCGGACATTGGTTCTTCGAGATATATTAGCAACTTGAGAGAAGAACAGATTCATCGGCCAATCGAAATCGAGGAAAATGATGAAGCTTTTAATCCGGAGAGAATGGTAGAGAACTTGAGATGGGTGGGCATGTCAAACAAAGAATTTGATAAG AATTTTTCGGATGAATTCAAGAGTGTGCCGATAGAAAATATTTCAACTATTCAAAGAGAAGATCATCATGACTTCCAAG GCGTGATTGTAGGAGAAACAAGCAACCAGGAATTCAAAAATAATCAGATCTTTGAGGGACTAGTCAATGACAAAGCAAGCGACAATTTCTTGGTTGATGATGGAGAcatggatgatttttctagtACACCAAACTTTGATATGTATGAGAAGATACAAATGAATCATGGATTGCTGATTTCGACCCGGCAAGCACCCAAAACATTTTACCATAAAGTGGTTCCATCGAAAACGGTTCGAGTCCACCATAACGTCCCTGTGGCATTCCATCAGTTCCCAATAACAAAATCCAAGAACTCGGGTTTATGTGATAAGTTCGTATCATTTTCAAGCAGCACGGTATTAGGTGGGTTTTTGAGAGCTGTGAAACCTTGGAGTTTGAAGAATTTGATAATTCAAAGTTGCGAAAATGGTCATCAAGAAAACAAAGGTACAAATATTGGTTTTAAGGGATGGAGCTTTTGTGAAGAGATTGTGAGCACTATAAAGCCTTATCTCGCCCTTGCTTTAGCACTACTTGTAACAcctttctcacataatttgtaG
- the LOC142546555 gene encoding NAC domain-containing protein 54-like isoform X3: MAPVSLPPGFRFHPTDEELVAYYLKRKINGRKIELEVIPEVDLYKCEPWDLPGKSLLPSKDLEWYFFSPRDRKYPNGSRTNRATKAGYWKATGKDRKVNSQMRAVGMKKTLVYYRGRAPHGSRTDWVMHEYRLDERECEINTGLQDAYALCRIFKKSLNMGPKVIGDEYVTLASDRSSSINDHHHHQHLYNSGEDADNIIAGPSGDARWMQYLSQEAFSFPNPYSNCNPIPYPPSKVDVALECARLQRRFSLPPLEVQHLTQADFSRDPMFSLPSPMFDDQSTNQTDILEEILSVAQASHDLQDHDAWTGGTYAATDDFSFFIHGGNSTIPDIGSSRYISNLREEQIHRPIEIEENDEAFNPERMVENLRWVGMSNKEFDKNFSDEFKSVPIENISTIQREDHHDFQETSNQEFKNNQIFEGLVNDKASDNFLVDDGDMDDFSSTPNFDMYEKIQMNHGLLISTRQAPKTFYHKVVPSKTVRVHHNVPVAFHQFPITKSKNSGLCDKFVSFSSSTVLGGFLRAVKPWSLKNLIIQSCENGHQENKGTNIGFKGWSFCEEIVSTIKPYLALALALLVTPFSHNL, from the exons ATGGCCCCGGTTTCATTGCCACCCGGTTTCCGGTTTCATCCGACGGATGAGGAGCTTGTTGCATATTATCTGAAGAGGAAGATCAATGGTCGAAAAATCGAGCTTGAAGTCATTCCTGAAGTTGATCTCTACAAATGTGAGCCATGGGACCTTCCAG GAAAATCATTGTTGCCAAGCAAAGATCTTGAGTGGTACTTTTTTAGCCCTCGAGATCGTAAATATCCCAACGGTTCGAGGACTAATCGAGCCACGAAAGCGGGATATTGGAAGGCCACGGGAAAGGATAGGAAGGTGAATTCACAGATGAGGGCTGTAGGCATGAAGAAAACCCTGGTTTATTATAGAGGGAGGGCACCTCATGGATCCCGAACAGATTGGGTCATGCACGAATATCGTCTCGACGAAAGGGAATGCGAGATAAATACAGGCCTCCAG GATGCATATGCTCTATGCCGAATATTTAAGAAGAGTTTGAACATGGGGCCAAAAGTAATAGGAGACGAGTACGTAACATTAGCAAGCGATCGGTCCTCGAGTATAAATGATCATCATCACCATCAGCATCTTTATAACTCCGGGGAGGATGCTGATAATATTATAGCTGGACCATCAGGTGATGCAAGATGGATGCAATACTTATCCCAAGAGGCCTTCAGCTTCCCGAATCCATACTCCAATTGCAACCCTATACCGTATCCGCCATCAAAG GTTGACGTAGCTTTAGAGTGTGCAAGGTTACAACGCCGGTTTTCACTTCCTCCTTTAGAAGTACAGCACTTAACACAGGCAGACTTTTCTAGAGATCCTATGTTTTCACTTCCGAGTCCTATGTTCGACGATCAAAGTACAAATCAAACTGACATTTTGGAGGAAATCTTGTCCGTCGCTCAAGCTTCGCATGATCTTCAAGATCATGATGCTTGGACTGGGGGAACTTACGCAGCTACTGATGATTTTTCATTCTTTATTCATGGTGGTAACTCGACTATTCCGGACATTGGTTCTTCGAGATATATTAGCAACTTGAGAGAAGAACAGATTCATCGGCCAATCGAAATCGAGGAAAATGATGAAGCTTTTAATCCGGAGAGAATGGTAGAGAACTTGAGATGGGTGGGCATGTCAAACAAAGAATTTGATAAG AATTTTTCGGATGAATTCAAGAGTGTGCCGATAGAAAATATTTCAACTATTCAAAGAGAAGATCATCATGACTTCCAAG AAACAAGCAACCAGGAATTCAAAAATAATCAGATCTTTGAGGGACTAGTCAATGACAAAGCAAGCGACAATTTCTTGGTTGATGATGGAGAcatggatgatttttctagtACACCAAACTTTGATATGTATGAGAAGATACAAATGAATCATGGATTGCTGATTTCGACCCGGCAAGCACCCAAAACATTTTACCATAAAGTGGTTCCATCGAAAACGGTTCGAGTCCACCATAACGTCCCTGTGGCATTCCATCAGTTCCCAATAACAAAATCCAAGAACTCGGGTTTATGTGATAAGTTCGTATCATTTTCAAGCAGCACGGTATTAGGTGGGTTTTTGAGAGCTGTGAAACCTTGGAGTTTGAAGAATTTGATAATTCAAAGTTGCGAAAATGGTCATCAAGAAAACAAAGGTACAAATATTGGTTTTAAGGGATGGAGCTTTTGTGAAGAGATTGTGAGCACTATAAAGCCTTATCTCGCCCTTGCTTTAGCACTACTTGTAACAcctttctcacataatttgtaG
- the LOC142546555 gene encoding NAC domain-containing protein 54-like isoform X2, protein MAPVSLPPGFRFHPTDEELVAYYLKRKINGRKIELEVIPEVDLYKCEPWDLPGKSLLPSKDLEWYFFSPRDRKYPNGSRTNRATKAGYWKATGKDRKVNSQMRAVGMKKTLVYYRGRAPHGSRTDWVMHEYRLDERECEINTGLQDAYALCRIFKKSLNMGPKVIGDEYVTLASDRSSSINDHHHHQHLYNSGEDADNIIAGPSGDARWMQYLSQEAFSFPNPYSNCNPIPYPPSKVDVALECARLQRRFSLPPLEVQHLTQADFSRDPMFSLPSPMFDDQSTNQTDILEEILSVAQASHDLQDHDAWTGGTYAATDDFSFFIHGGNSTIPDIGSSRYISNLREEQIHRPIEIEENDEAFNPERMVENLRWVGMSNKEFDKNFSDEFKSVPIENISTIQREDHHDFQGETSNQEFKNNQIFEGLVNDKASDNFLVDDGDMDDFSSTPNFDMYEKIQMNHGLLISTRQAPKTFYHKVVPSKTVRVHHNVPVAFHQFPITKSKNSGLCDKFVSFSSSTVLGGFLRAVKPWSLKNLIIQSCENGHQENKGTNIGFKGWSFCEEIVSTIKPYLALALALLVTPFSHNL, encoded by the exons ATGGCCCCGGTTTCATTGCCACCCGGTTTCCGGTTTCATCCGACGGATGAGGAGCTTGTTGCATATTATCTGAAGAGGAAGATCAATGGTCGAAAAATCGAGCTTGAAGTCATTCCTGAAGTTGATCTCTACAAATGTGAGCCATGGGACCTTCCAG GAAAATCATTGTTGCCAAGCAAAGATCTTGAGTGGTACTTTTTTAGCCCTCGAGATCGTAAATATCCCAACGGTTCGAGGACTAATCGAGCCACGAAAGCGGGATATTGGAAGGCCACGGGAAAGGATAGGAAGGTGAATTCACAGATGAGGGCTGTAGGCATGAAGAAAACCCTGGTTTATTATAGAGGGAGGGCACCTCATGGATCCCGAACAGATTGGGTCATGCACGAATATCGTCTCGACGAAAGGGAATGCGAGATAAATACAGGCCTCCAG GATGCATATGCTCTATGCCGAATATTTAAGAAGAGTTTGAACATGGGGCCAAAAGTAATAGGAGACGAGTACGTAACATTAGCAAGCGATCGGTCCTCGAGTATAAATGATCATCATCACCATCAGCATCTTTATAACTCCGGGGAGGATGCTGATAATATTATAGCTGGACCATCAGGTGATGCAAGATGGATGCAATACTTATCCCAAGAGGCCTTCAGCTTCCCGAATCCATACTCCAATTGCAACCCTATACCGTATCCGCCATCAAAG GTTGACGTAGCTTTAGAGTGTGCAAGGTTACAACGCCGGTTTTCACTTCCTCCTTTAGAAGTACAGCACTTAACACAGGCAGACTTTTCTAGAGATCCTATGTTTTCACTTCCGAGTCCTATGTTCGACGATCAAAGTACAAATCAAACTGACATTTTGGAGGAAATCTTGTCCGTCGCTCAAGCTTCGCATGATCTTCAAGATCATGATGCTTGGACTGGGGGAACTTACGCAGCTACTGATGATTTTTCATTCTTTATTCATGGTGGTAACTCGACTATTCCGGACATTGGTTCTTCGAGATATATTAGCAACTTGAGAGAAGAACAGATTCATCGGCCAATCGAAATCGAGGAAAATGATGAAGCTTTTAATCCGGAGAGAATGGTAGAGAACTTGAGATGGGTGGGCATGTCAAACAAAGAATTTGATAAG AATTTTTCGGATGAATTCAAGAGTGTGCCGATAGAAAATATTTCAACTATTCAAAGAGAAGATCATCATGACTTCCAAG GAGAAACAAGCAACCAGGAATTCAAAAATAATCAGATCTTTGAGGGACTAGTCAATGACAAAGCAAGCGACAATTTCTTGGTTGATGATGGAGAcatggatgatttttctagtACACCAAACTTTGATATGTATGAGAAGATACAAATGAATCATGGATTGCTGATTTCGACCCGGCAAGCACCCAAAACATTTTACCATAAAGTGGTTCCATCGAAAACGGTTCGAGTCCACCATAACGTCCCTGTGGCATTCCATCAGTTCCCAATAACAAAATCCAAGAACTCGGGTTTATGTGATAAGTTCGTATCATTTTCAAGCAGCACGGTATTAGGTGGGTTTTTGAGAGCTGTGAAACCTTGGAGTTTGAAGAATTTGATAATTCAAAGTTGCGAAAATGGTCATCAAGAAAACAAAGGTACAAATATTGGTTTTAAGGGATGGAGCTTTTGTGAAGAGATTGTGAGCACTATAAAGCCTTATCTCGCCCTTGCTTTAGCACTACTTGTAACAcctttctcacataatttgtaG
- the LOC142546556 gene encoding beta-1,3-galactosyltransferase pvg3-like has protein sequence MHKYINSFELHFLTRIKLLRMLRIRLIQATLASIVILLLIFFIVFDIKYKSPLTNSSTTSLTLHNTSIQLTLLIGILTRPDTYDRRHFLRLIYGTQTQSIPTAKIDTKFVFCNLTKPEQRILVSLEIMRFNDIIILNCHENMNRGKTYTYLSTLPRVLSTRYDYVMKADDDVYLRLKPLAFSLYPLPRNDTYYGFVIPCPSVNPFVNYMSGMGFVLSWDLVEWIGSSSIPKNDTFGPEDKLVGKWLNSGKKAKNRFSNKPAMYDYPGTNGRCSHDLIPDTIAVHRLKRWDQWLHVLRFFNVTKEVELSKLYNV, from the coding sequence ATGCACAAATACATAAACTCATTCGAACTGCATTTCCTTACAAGAATTAAACTACTTAGGATGCTCCGAATAAGACTAATTCAAGCCACATTAGCCTCCATAGTAATTCTCCTCTTAATCTTCTTCATCGTCTTCGACATCAAATACAAGTCTCCTCTCACAAATTCTTCAACCACCTCACTTACTCTCCATAACACATCCATTCAACTCACCCTATTGATAGGAATCCTCACCCGTCCCGACACATATGATCGCCGGCACTTCCTTCGCCTCATATACGGGACTCAAACCCAATCCATTCCCACTGCCAAAATCGACACAAAGTTCGTTTTTTGTAACCTCACAAAACCCGAACAAAGAATCCTTGTATCGCTAGAGATCATGCGTTTCAACGACATAATCATCCTCAATTGTCATGAAAACATGAACCGGGGCAAGACTTACACATATTTGTCAACGCTTCCTAGAGTCCTCTCCACCCGTTATGACTATGTCATGAAAGCCGATGATGATGTCTATCTACGGCTAAAACCTCTCGCCTTTTCGCTCTATCCATTGCCCAGAAATGACACCTACTATGGTTTTGTGATCCCTTGTCCCAGTGTGAACCCGTTCGTAAATTACATGTCGGGTATGGGATTTGTTCTGTCTTGGGATCTTGTTGAATGGATAGGGAGCTCTTCGATTCCTAAGAATGATACGTTTGGACCGGAGGATAAACTTGTCGGGAAGTGGCTGAATAGTGGGAAGAAGGCGAAGAACCGGTTTTCGAACAAACCAGCTATGTATGATTATCCTGGAACTAATGGAAGATGCTCACATGATCTTATACCAGATACAATAGCTGTTCATAGACTAAAGAGGTGGGATCAATGGTTACATGTACTTAGGTTTTTTAATGTTACCAAAGAGGTTGAATTGTCTAAGCTCTATAATgtgtga